TGATGCATCCCATGGTGCATGCAGAGTTGGCCTGCGGCACGCCGCCAGCGCCGCGTGCCGATACGCTTGCAGCTCTGGCCATGCTGAGACCGAGCCAGGAAGCATCAATTCCCGAGACTTTGGCCTTCCTTGAAAAGAACAAGCTATTCGGTAAGGGCTGCGGCTTGGTCGATCTATCGCTGCTGGCCTCGACGCTAATCACACCGGGCGCTTTGCTTTGGACTGCAGATCGACGCCTTGCAGAGTTGGCCGCTCAGCTTGGCGTGGCCTATGCCATACCAACGCATTGAGAGTCGGGGAAGCCCTTCTTGGGCTCTCGGATAAGCAGAGACTGTTGATTTCCACCCAGAAGTGACCCACTAGCCCCCGGTGGGGATGCGGATGAAATCTTGGACTACTGAGAGGTAGTTCATGTATTCATACGAAGATCGAATCCGCGCGGTGACGCTCTACATCCAGCTAGGCAAACGAGTCGCGGCAACCATTCAGCAGTTGGGTTATCCCACCAAGAATTCGCTCAAGGGGTGGTGCCGCGAGTACGAGCAGGACCGGGACTTGAAGACCGCGGTTGTTCGCCCGCCGAAGTTCACCACTGAGCAAAAGGCTCGGGCCGTCGAACACTATCTGATGCACGGGCGCTGCGCGGCTTTCACCATCAAGGCTCTTGGCTATCCCGGGCGGGCCTCTCTTCACGCTTGGGTTCAGGAGTGATGTTGCCCCTATTTTGTGGAGTTCTTAGCTCCCTGCTTACGCTGCCTTTTTGCGCTGTGCCTCGTACCAGCGTTGCTCGTATTTGATAGGACTGAGGTAGCCCAAGCTCGAATGCAGCCTGCGGTAATTGTAGAAGGCCATCCAGTTCATGATGGTCTGACTTGCTTGGCCACGGGTAGTGAACCGCTGACCGTGTACGCAAGCGGTCTTCAATCGTCCCCAGAAGCTTTCGATGGGCGAGTTGTCCCAGCAATTGCCTTTGCGGCTCATGGATGAGCGCAATCCCCATCCGGCTAAGGCAGCCTGGAAGTCACGACTGCAATATTGGCTGCCCCTGTCGCTGTGGAAGATGGCTCCTGGCTCAGGGCGTCTACGCCACCACGCCATTGCCAATGCGTCCTTGACCAAACTGGTTTGCATGTGGGGC
This window of the Comamonas testosteroni genome carries:
- a CDS encoding type II toxin-antitoxin system VapC family toxin codes for the protein MPVSVLVDTSVWVRHFREADIHLRELLVQDSVLMHPMVHAELACGTPPAPRADTLAALAMLRPSQEASIPETLAFLEKNKLFGKGCGLVDLSLLASTLITPGALLWTADRRLAELAAQLGVAYAIPTH